The following coding sequences are from one Gossypium hirsutum isolate 1008001.06 chromosome A12, Gossypium_hirsutum_v2.1, whole genome shotgun sequence window:
- the LOC107939849 gene encoding mitochondrial outer membrane protein porin 1 encodes MNPGLYFAIGRKARDLLYKDYAQPQPLQIRYQSYDWSFDFSCQIEEVLPGLNTVFRVVVPDSSQAELQYLRDYVGFSAGIGLKANSAHGFDPIANISGVIGSTVVSLGADLGIDITTRTLNKFSAGLSLNSAFLIASMTLSDSCDSVKASVYHPLNPPTMTQLQLS; translated from the exons ATGAATCCTGGTTTATACTTTGCTATAGGCAGGAAAGCTAGAG ATCTTCTGTACAAGGATTATGCTCAACCTCAACCACTACAGATTCGGTACCAAAGTTATGATTGGAGTTTTGATTTCTCATGCCAAA TTGAAGAGGTTTTGCCTGGATTGAACACAGTTTTTAGAGTTGTTGTTCCAGATTCAAGCCAG GCAGAACTGCAATACTTGCGTGATTATGTGGGGTTTAGTGCTGGAATAGGACTGAAGGCAAACTCTGCACATGGATTTGATCCGATTGCTAACATCTCGGGTGTAATAGGAAGCACTGTCGTCTCTCTTGGAGCAGACCTGGGGATCGACATAACAACAAGGACTCTCAACAAATTCAGTGCCGGTTTGAGCTTGAATAGTGCCTTCCTTATTGCTTCCATGACCCT GAGTGATAGTTGTGACAGTGTAAAAGCTTCAGTTTATCATCCACTGAACCCCCCAACAATGACTCAATTGCAGCTGAGTTGA
- the LOC107939851 gene encoding inactive protein RESTRICTED TEV MOVEMENT 2: MANLFRQKIVPSSDWTHDDKASFLLVDLPGFKKEELRLELASTGHIIISGERRVDENKSVYFEESFEVPENSDTDNIKAKFDGDFLHVTLPKLSVAEQDKQQELSHGNYAANGLGETTVQKQTNIDHPENQSKREDDQEERQPKGEAIGKEACQVASFPKETLKKWEEDESPLEMAMNFLKKNKGAVVSVIIAFSVGVFICRTFD, from the exons ATGGCTAATCTTTTCCGTCAAAAGATTGTGCCTTCCTCTGATTGGACTCATGACGACAAGGCCAGTTTTCTCTTGGTTGATCTTCCTG GTTTTAAAAAGGAGGAGTTGAGGCTTGAGCTTGCTTCAACTGGCCATATAATCATCAGTGGAGAAAGAAGAGTTGATGAGAACAAATCCGTATACTTCGAGGAATCCTTTGAAGTGCCTGAAAATTCAGACACGGATAACATCAAAGCAAAATTCGATGGTGATTTTCTTCATGTAACTCTCCCCAAGCTATCGGTTGCTGAACAAGACAAACAGCAGGAGCTCAGCCATGGAAATTATGCTGCAAATGGCTTAGGAGAAACTACTGTTCAAAAACAAACCAACATTGACCATCCTGAAAATCAAAGTAAACGTGAAGATGATCAGGAGGAGCGACAACCCAAAGGAGAGGCGATCGGTAAGGAAGCTTGCCAAGTTGCGAGCTTTCCCAAAGAGACGTTAAAgaaatgggaagaagatgagagtCCATTAGAAATGGCAATGAACTTTCTTAAGAAAAATAAGGGGGCCGTTGTTTCAGTCATTATTGCTTTTTCGGTTGGGGTTTTCATTTGTCGAacatttgattga